The following are encoded in a window of Phaseolus vulgaris cultivar G19833 chromosome 3, P. vulgaris v2.0, whole genome shotgun sequence genomic DNA:
- the LOC137805675 gene encoding uncharacterized protein produces MTKQKERTKESKLSTYMKAPLRFLKKARDMYVRGMIRCSAQLSHVDAAMGCPTGQLCTLPRSFSVGSATRSTASDDDFKELIRAASLRSYGPGFEFGEAAVMKMKMSRSRSAGIGRIDEDKPCEFGDDAIMVRPRPNVYPRSKSYATSRGGPGLF; encoded by the coding sequence ATGACAAAGCAGAAAGAGAGAACGAAAGAGAGCAAACTGAGCACCTACATGAAGGCACCCTTAAGATTCCTGAAGAAGGCAAGGGACATGTACGTCAGAGGCATGATCCGCTGCTCTGCCCAATTGTCCCACGTCGACGCTGCAATGGGCTGCCCCACCGGCCAACTTTGCACGCTTCCCAGAAGCTTCAGCGTTGGCTCAGCCACCAGATCCACCGCAAGCGACGACGACTTCAAGGAGCTCATAAGGGCCGCGTCACTCAGAAGCTATGGCCCGGGCTTTGAGTTTGGCGAAGCTGCAgtcatgaaaatgaaaatgtctCGGAGTCGTAGCGCGGGAATCGGAAGGATCGACGAAGACAAGCCCTGCGAATTTGGAGATGATGCGATCATGGTCAGACCCAGACCCAATGTTTATCCACGAAGTAAAAGTTATGCTACCTCCAGAGGAGGACCAGGGTTGTTTTAG